From Aricia agestis chromosome 1, ilAriAges1.1, whole genome shotgun sequence:
gtgagaaagttacacaaaaaaaatagtcGACATGAAAGAAAGTGCGATGAAAACAAAAAGCGCGGGGGATAGGTTGACTGCTCAGCTACCCCACCCTGAGCCCAaggctggctacgcccatggttttgaatattaatacctcgatcgtgggaatcgcagacacaatagattttcaattgctatacggcagccgggtgccgcttggggcatgatgggttaaaataaatattttctgatTGTGATCAATTTTCTTATACAGCATGTTACATAAAGAGCCGGTAATCACCAAAATCCGCCATCTCCATTCCTGGACCCCGGTACATTCCTAATCACGCTAACTCCACTTGAGTTCCACAATCAGCTATCTCCAAAAATGTTGTTAATttatatgaatattgaatattattatgtaaatctgGTTAATTCGTagtttaattacataataacatACTAAAACCCGAACCAAATGGGCTTGTCTAGGCCATTCCTCTGCGTTTACGTCGCGATGCACACATAGCGCATCGCGAACCGCTCGGGAcaagcaacgcacctgcagctcttctgatgttgcgagtgtccatgggcgacagaagttgctttctatcaggtgacccgtttgcttgtctgcccccttatttcataaaaaaaggcgaCATGTCCTCATAATTTTATTGATTACGTACTCACATCTTGAGCTGTTATCATCCTCATCCGTAATAATTTCTCTTTTAACATTAACAGCTATTGTTTCAGGCATAGAGAGTGCAGAGGTAAACTTCCTTGTTCCAGGTGTTGGTAAAACAGCTAAACTTTCACGTGTTGAAGATATGTTTGCtgtaaaatcataaaatattttaatttgaaataaagCAGCCTATATTGTAATCTTATCCTATCAGAATGGagaaaaaaactatattaattattttttattaagtacattaGAGTTAGATTGGTAAATACTGGAagggtattttataagcccaaCATTCAAAATCTACAGAAGTATAGTACATACTGAGTCACCAACCATCAATGAAAACTGCAATTTCTCATGTGGATCTGTCTCAACTCAACTAGTAAAATTAGAGGGTCAATTAATGAAGAAGAATGTAATTGAGTTAATGAAGACTGGCTACTCAGGAAAAGATCAGGGATCTCACAAAAATGAGTTTGTACTTAGTCTGGATTCTCTAATAAACTAGGaccaagtatattatataatcacaactagagatcgcccaatggtcgaaattcgaccttagtttcaacgacattaggactactacgtttaattaataataaaaaaatgacttcatcatatattttttcaactctcgtctcttggactcagctgatctcagacagGCCGTGTAAAGCgttgtctaatagtatttaagattcaacaaaaaaaactaaaaataattttcaatttgtcaacttgttgtcaacagacttcaaccataaataaaagagtataataggctacttgacctaatttttttcttcatgctaatcgcttcataatcattcattattacaaaaaaactaatattttaatattttacacagtagaaacccataaaaatgttgattgaaaaatatgccttatgaatggcgccgaaaacactgtccgccatagtgtgacgtcataagttttgtattttaagctctcgttattgaaaattttttatatgctaaatgtacgcgtctaaaagtgcccaaaaattataaaagaattaaataagaaattagaaatcatttgtaatgttgaaaacttttggccatttcatttcccgtccacaataaatggagataatttcTAAAACTGctgttttatcttatatcttttgctcgtttaaagattatatatatatatatatatatatatatatatatatatatatatatatatatatatatatatatatatatatatatatatatatatatatatatatatatatatatatatatatatatatatatatatatatatatatatatatacagggtgtaacaaaaataagtgataatactttaaggtgtgtacgtgttccttgtagagagttcactgtgaaagtggcagcgctgaaagacgaaatttttttttcacttttgtatgggcaagggcccaagcgtcacgagtttccccatacaaaagtgaaaaaaaattttggtctttcagcactgctactttcacagtgaactctctacaaggaacacgtacacaccttaaagtattatcacttatttttgttacacactgtatatataattttattatatatattattataattgaaatctcggattCGGCTCcagcgattttcatgaaatttagtatatagggggtttcgggggcgataaatcgctaggaatcatttttagaaaatgtcattttcataaattattcaataaaatatattttacaaatctttctaggcttattcttattatttatgtacaaataaacttacatataacgagcgcgataaataaaagatattaaattacgagtgagatgacgtcacatccaattcggaagtaccgcaaaagcgttttcgtcagtgcAAATCCtattgtcataaaataatattttcaaatcgactttatttatcaatcataagcttttatttgatgataagggtgaaatacggtttcctgtgccaagttctactagaaatatgtatttgttcaatgaaattgaatataggtcaagtagcctattcgtatgtataggttctaaaatctgtcatcttcttgagtgtgcgtattgtagtgtgtgtcatgttttatttcttaaaaaatatgtgataaaagcataatttcgaaataatattacctcgatgcactccttcaccatataagtAAACAATTACGGTGCAAAATTTCATATTGCGTTTGCGTTTCCggatttttcgtcaaaagggatacaaagtttttcgcttgcgtgatatatatatatatcgcacCTTTGGTAGAACAAGGGCACAATTGTCATAAATTGCCAAAATGACTTAAATATGCAAAAATGCTTTAAAAAAGCCCTTTGAACTGGAGGGACAAAGACATTCGTTTAATTTCTTCAAAAAAACCGCCAGATGGAAATAGTGGCGTTGTCTTTTTGGCGCCATTTTGTTACTCTCTTGGCGCGACAAAGTCTCATTGGTCAGTTGTGCCATCGGCGGGGACCGAGGTAGCCGTCACTTGGAGCGCTAACGCCGTATAGGTAAATATGCCCTTTAATGTTTTTGATTTCTGGAACGACATAGCCATATTTGTCACACTTATGCCtagtttatgattttaaaattggGAGGACAAAGTCGTTCAGACAATTGTGCCCTTGTCTGTCCAAGATTTGTTTTATTCCATGGTCTTAAAAGTAAATGTGTTTTTGTTATTCCAATTGCAAACAAATCTGGATGGACTTAATAACAATTACTTCTTTGTCATTCCAAAGTGTAGTCTTATTAATGTGGATTAGACTATGATTTAATGTTTGTTAATACAAATAACTGAAATATTATCATTGGTAAATTCAATTATGTaccttttcaattttttattcgcaCGTTTACAACTATAGTGacctaatacaaaaaaaatggcaTTTGAGTTTGAGCCCGCATCCaattaataatttctttactttaagAGTAACGTAAAttgatttataaaatgtttttgatttcaAACTCTTCTAATTCCAGCAGTAGCTCGTCTAGTTCATCCAGTTCATCTGTTAAGGATAACATTGATGTGGCTAACAACGAACCAGGACCTTCTTTGGATACGAGTGAAAATACTACTGAacaagtaattaataaaaagcagACTAGAAAACGACAAAAAATCCGCAGCAATGGAAACAAGTTGTTTctaaacgtttaaaaaatagtGGCCAAGAATACACAACAAAAAGAGGAAAAATCGCACTAGCAAAATCTGTACGTCCTCCATGCAAAAGCTCGTGCCGACTATCGTGTTCTACGGAAGTTTCTTTTGAAACGAGAAGTGTTATTTTTAAAACCTACTGGGAATTAGGATCAAACCAAAGACAGAAAGACTTTCTTGCGTCatgtattaaaatacaaaatcctACAACCCGAAGAATTAAGATCGCAGCAAATAGCACCACATTTAAATTACATAGAAAACCTAACTCGACCTACCATTTTGTAATAAATGGTAAAGAAATCAGGGTTTGTAAGATTTTTTTGTTGAACACTTTGTGTATCGGTGAAAAAACATTGCGGCTTGTAATCGATAAATTATCCGATCAAACATTGAATATAATGGGTCCTGTCGATAATCGTGGGAAACATAATAATCATAGTAAATTAAGTGATACAGTCTTTGAATCTGTCCGAGATCATATAAATTCCATTCCTAGAACAGAGAGCCACTACTTACGGGCAAACACAACAAGAGAATTTATAGATGGAAGTTTAACCATAGCGGAGCTTCATCGTGACTACAAACTAATTCAAGAAGCCGCTGGAAAAGAATTCGCAAACTATGTTACCTACTATCGAATTTTCAATAATGATTTTAATCTTGGTTTGTTTAATCCCCGCAAAGATCAGTGCCATGAATGCGAGGGGTACAAAAACTCTACAGATAAAGGACCACTAAAagacaaatacaataaacaccTAGAAGAGAAGAGTTTAAGTAGATTAGAATTGAAACACGACATAGAACAATGTAAAAGTAATGGTTCTAATAATATAGTTGCCATTTTCGATCTCCAAGCAGTTTTACCTTGTCCAATTGGCCAATCGTCAGCTTTCTTTTATAAATCAAAGTTGAATTGTTACAATTTCACGGTGAgaacttattttctttttgttaattatataaataaaattaatcagtttatgtacttataaaattaatattttgctttaggtatccaatataaatgatgaTACTACAGTTTGCTTCTTCTGGCACGAGGGTCTTGGGAAACGCGGCGCCAATGAAATTGGAACATGCGTTTACAAGTTTTTGGAGGAACTGTCTAGTAAACAACCaaataaggacataatattttattccgaTAATTGCTGTGGACAGCAAAAAAACAAGTTAGTTTTATAGAAATTTAATCAATAGGACTGCCATTTAAAATACACCAACATACTACACACATACCCTCACACATCCATCCTCAAAAACTTTCGCgtttacatactaatattagtaaGATATTTATtcgtcaataataatttttcttgtTTCAGATTCGTTTTCATAATGTATTATTTTGCTGTGAACACATTGCCTATAAAGTCGATCACACATAAATTTCTTATTAGGGGACATACCTAGAATAAAGCCGATGCTGTCCATTCTATAATAGAAAAGAATGTTAAACGTGCAAAAAAAGCTGGACCAATATACACTCCGGCAGAATACATAGGACTTATAAAAAATGCCAAGAAAAAGGGGGAATCATTTACTGTTAAAGAAATGAATTTCGATTCTTTCTTTGATATGAAGATGTTATCTGATGATGTTAATTTGAACGTAACCAAGGATGTTGATAGAAATTCGATTAAGATTTTGGAAATCAAAGCGATCGAATTTACTAAAGGTTCAGAGACATACCAATACAGGGACAGCTACAAGTCAGACAAGTGGACAGTAGCAAACATTCGAGTAGGCCGTATTGGTAATAGAAATATAAGAGTGAAAGATATCATATTAAAACAGCTATACAACGAAAAGTTGCCAATCCCTAACCGAAAGAAAGAAGATATTCTTCAATTGATATCCTCAAATATAGTTCCTAAGTTTTACGAACAATATTATAACAACctcttttaaaaaataagagaGAGTGTTGACTGATTTAGAagtgttaatttatttttctaaaaaatattttattttcatttatattttttaagtgtgtTTCTAATAGTCCTAATAGTCGTTTAACAAAACAGAAACTGGTAAATTAtgagagattttttttatgtttattttactttaagttTTAGACTGATATCttattttagcctatttttaaGTGTGATTCTAAAGAGTGTTAATAAGAAATAATGCCAATTTAAGTAAAACCTCTGTTACTGAAAGATTGATTGAAATTTTaacattacttttattttgatactgtattcttattacaatttttaaagcGATTCCAAAGATTTTTGCTAGGAAAAAAGTGAGTTTTGATCTCTATTTTTGTGATAAAGTACTGCGGATTTCGAAatgtttaagaaaataaaacatttatacaaaaaacacgtTATTTTAATTCCAAAATTATCCAAACTTAAAGCTTAAGATATGGTcatatttacttattaattttcTTGTTGGTGGAACAAGGGCATAAATATACACCTACTttcgaaaaataattataaaaaaaactagcagtttttaatatttgtaaacGATACACTTAAAAGAATATAGTATATAGTTTATGTCATACAAAGCAGAACAACCTTAGAACATTATTAACATAGCTAGACCACattaagtacaaaaaatatcttaaaatgaCTCTCCTGTAAAATTGCAAAAACTGCAATTGTGCCCTTGTTCTACCAAAGgtgcgatatatatatatatttactgCTCTTCAGGAGACGAAAAGGACAATGGTCGTATACAGTtacgaacgcctccgtggtctagtggttagagcgtcgctctcgactccggaggtcgtgggttcgaatcccgcgttggaaacatgttatttccaagtttggttaggacaatgcaggctgatcacctgattgtctgacaagtaagatgatccatgcgtcggatgggcatgtaaaaagtcggtcctgcgcctgatctctcgccggtcgtgtcggtcttccgtcccactgggttatgagagtaaaggaatagagagtgctcttgtgtactgcgcacacacttgggcactataaaagtactcctgagtacctggtctggtttctgtgaaaccggccaccgtcaccgaaaccggtgtgggagctattattattattacagttaCGAACGTATTCCGGTGGCAGTCGCGCATAAAATCCCAGGTAATTTTGGTGTCGGTAGGTCCCAAAGCGGATGGATGTGTGGTAGCACGTTTTATGAGTATATGACCAATATTTTTCATCCCTGgcttatttaacaaaatattaaaaaaaaaacccattttatTTTTCCTAGACGGCCATAAGTCACATTTAGCGATGCACTTATCAAATTTTTGCCTCGAAAATGGAATTGAGCTAATAGCTTTGAACCCAAATAGTACCCACATACTTCAACCGATGGATTCAATTCAACAGTTTTTAGACCTTTAAAAATTTCGTGGAAAAAAGCCGTAACGACCTGGAAGCTGGAACATTTcaaccaaaattaaaaaaaagaagattttGCTCCACTAATTAAGACAGCTTTGGAAACGATTTCTAAAGACACTGTCAAAAATGGCTTCCGTGCTGTGGACATCCTTTCGGCCCTAGTTACGTAGATATGACAAAAATCAAATCCCGGAAAATACCACAGGCCGAAGATCTTACGTTACTGAACCAGTTCCTTGATAATCtggaaaaagaaataaaatcttGTTTGAGTGCCgataaattaaaactttttaaggaACTTTACTACAAACCCAGACACGAATTAGATCAACAATTGCCCCATGAAGACATTtcactttatttaatttgggCAAGAGTAAAGCACTCTGTTGGCGGTCCAATACGAGATGGTGATGAACCTTCCGGAAATACTCCTGAAATTCTAGACACAGGCATGGCAGGCAAGACGCTATTCCAGACCCTATTCCAAACTCCGAAACGAAATCTACCGACAAACTGCGACCTGATCAAGGATCCTTAAATTCTGCGCAAAAAGAGCACAACGCGGCTGAGACACCTAGTTGCGAAgatcaaaatataaacaacattCAATCCGCATTACCTCAACTGCTGCAAAACGAGCCTGGAACCAGTTATACACTTTCAAACCAAAGTAGTAAAAATTCATTCGTAGAATCTGCAGATAACAATATTCCGAACCATATTATGTTACACAAAACTCCTGAAAAAGATAAGAGTAATGATACGAATATGTTAAATCAACCTCGAaaagacaatatttttacaTCAGAAAAATGTAAACCTCCTATTAAACTTGGACAATTTATTGTGCCATCTccttttaaaagaaatttacGAATGCCGGAAGTTGACAATAATCTGAGAGGAAAAAAAACGAAAGTTCGGAGAAAAGATGCCATTTGCAGTGACTGGTGATCAATGAAGAGAGTATCATGAAAAAAAGAAGCTGAAAGAAAGCGCATACAAGAAGAAAAACATAAAAGGCAAGGAAAGAAACAAAAATGATGAAAGAGAATTTTATGGAAGAAAAGGAAAGAAAAGGGAGCAAGAAGTTAAATACCAAGAAATCAGATGACTCATCTACAGATGAAACGGATACTGAAGTGCAATATTGTGAGAGTGACGATAGTAATTATGATATAGAAGATGATTCTAAATCAGAAAATATGGCATtaatatcatttaaaaaaaggaaGTTACGTCATAGTTAGGTATGAAGGTGAACATTTTCCTATTGTTGTTGAAACAGTTGATAAATTGACATACGAAAT
This genomic window contains:
- the LOC121725818 gene encoding uncharacterized protein LOC121725818; this translates as MGPVDNRGKHNNHSKLSDTVFESVRDHINSIPRTESHYLRANTTREFIDGSLTIAELHRDYKLIQEAAGKEFANYVTYYRIFNNDFNLGLFNPRKDQCHECEGYKNSTDKGPLKDKYNKHLEEKSLSRLELKHDIEQCKSNGSNNIVAIFDLQAVLPCPIGQSSAFFYKSKLNCYNFTVSNINDDTTVCFFWHEGLGKRGANEIGTCVYKFLEELSSKQPNKDIIFYSDNCCGQQKNKFVFIMYYFAVNTLPIKSITHKFLIRGHT